A segment of the Bradyrhizobium sp. CCBAU 53340 genome:
AGATCGGTTGCATGGCGTCTGCACGTGGGTGAAGCGAGAGACGGGATGAAGGTAGTGCCTTCAAGATCGGGCGACTGGGTGAATCCGGTGACGTCACAAAAGCCGGCTTCTGCGATCATCGAGATCGACCGCGTCTCGCAGGTCTTCCAGACCTCGGCGCGCAAGGATCATTTGGCTCTCTCTGAGATCTCCTTGACGATCGAGGAGGGGGCGTTCGTCTCCATCCTTGGTCCCTCCGGCTGTGGCAAGTCGACGCTACTTTATATCGTCGGTGGTTTCGTCAGCCCAACCAGCGGCGCGGCGAAAATGAAAGGGCAGGCCATCACGGGGCCGGGGCCGGATCGCGGGCCGGTATTCCAGGAGTTCGCGCTGTTTCCCTGGAAGACCGTACTGGGCAATGTGATGTATGGCCCACGCCAGCAGGGGGTAAGCGCTACCGAGGCAGAAGCGCAGAGCCGCGCGTTGATCGAGATGGTCGGGCTCAAGGGCTACGAGAGCTTCTACCCGAAGGAGTTGTCGGGCGGTATGAAGCAGCGCGTTGCGCTGGCGCGGACGCTGGCCTACCACCCCGAAGTCCTGTTGATGGATGAGCCGTTCGGCGCGCTCGACGCCCATACCCGGACGCGTCTCCAGAACGATCTCCTGAATATCTGGGAGCGTGATCGCAAGACGGTGCTGTTCGTCACCCACTCGGTCGATGAAGCTGTCTTCCTCTCGGACAAGGTCGTGATGATGTCCAAGTCTCCCGGCCGCATCAGGGAAGTCATCGAAATCGATCTGCCCCGGCCGCGGCGCCGCAGCGAGCTGTTGCTTGATGCGCGCTACCAGAAATACGTCGTCGACATCGAGCGCATGTTCGATGAAAGCGACCAAGCCGGTTCACTCTTATGATCTCGCCGGCTGCCTTCACGAGACGGGCCGCGCCGGTGCTAGCTTGCATTGGGCTGCTGACGGCGTGGCAGATTGCGTCGCTCGGGTTGAAGAACGACAGCTTTCCGACGGCGCTCGAGGCTATCCGCGCGATTCCGGACATCCTGGGTGACAAGGAATCTCTGATCAACATCCTGGCCTCGCTCCGCCGCATGGCGATCGGGTTCGGCATCGCCGTGCTGGTTTCGATTCCACTAGGCCTGCTGATGGGCCGTAGTCGGGCCGTCGCATCCTTTTTCAATCCACTCTTGATGGTGATCTATCCTGTTCCGAAGGCAGCTCTGATGCCGATCATCATGCTGTGGCTCGGCGTTGGCGAAGCTACTAAGGTTCTCGTGATCTTTCTCGGTGTCAGCCTGCCGGTGATCTATCACAGTTTTGAAGGTGCCAAGGCCGTCGAGGAGAAGATGCTGTGGTCGGGCGCGGCGATGGGGCTGTCGCCCTTGCAGCGTCTGGTCCGGATCGTGCTCCCGGCCGCGCTCCCGGAAATTCTGACCGGGTGCCGAACCGGCCTGGTGCTGGCACTAATCACCATGATTACAAGCGAGATGATTGCACGCCAGTCGGGGGCAGGGAACATCCTGTTCAACGCGCTCGACATGGGGCAGTACGACACGGTTTACGCGATGATCATCATCGTCGGAGCGATGGGCATCTGTCTCGATGCTGTTTTCGAGCGGGTTCGTGCAGGGCTTGTACGCTGGTCCGAGCCTCAATTCGACATGCCGCTGAGCTTCTCATGATGTCACGTTCTCTCTCCGCAAACGTCATCTTAGGTGTCGCGCCAATCGTGCTCGTGGTCGCGCTGTGGCAGGCCCTGGTGACGTTCGGCTTCGCTCCGGCGGTCTTGTTGCCGGCGCCGGGCTTCGTCTTCAACCGGCTGCTCCAGCAGCTCGTGACATGGACGTTTCAACAGGAAATCGCAGCGACGTTGATCCGGCTATTTGCCGGATTCGCCGTTGCGGTCGTCCTCGGCGTCAGCATCGGCATCGCGGCTGCCGCAAGTCCCTCGATCAATGCCGCGGTCCGGCCGATCGTGCGCGTGTTGGCGCCGTTGCCGAAGGTTGCGCTCTACCCGGCGCTGCTGTTGCTGCTGGGTTTCGGCCACGGATCGAAGATCACCTTGGTGGCGGCGGACGCACTCTTCCCGATTTTGCTGTCAACCTATTATGGTGCATCAACCGTCGAGCAGAAACTGGTCTGGTCGGCCATGGCAGCGGGAACGCCGCGATATGGAATCCTGTTCAAGGTCGTGTTGCCGGCGGCGATGCCGTCGATCCTGACCGGGTGCCGAATCGGCCTTGTCATTTCCTGCATCGTGGTGTTTCTGGCCGAGATGATCACGTCGACAGACGGCCTGGGCCATGCCCTCGTGACTGCAGCCCGGACTTTCCAGGCAGTCGACATGTTCGTGCCGCTGATCACGATCTCGCTGCTTGGGCTGATCCTCAATGCGTTGTTGGGCGCGGTGCGATCTTATCTCTTGCGAGGCTTCCCCGAAGCGTGACCTGACGAACAAAAAACCAGAAGACCGGGAGTGAACCATGCTGGCTGATCGCATCGAAGCAAAATGGATCGACGCGTTTTGCGAGATCTTTGAACGTTGCGCCGTCAAGGCCGGCGATACCGCGGCAATCCTCTCGGAGACCCAGTCCCGCGCATTGAATGTGCACCTGGCCGAGCTGGCCTTGCTGCGGATGGGAGCGAGGCCGTTTCACGTCGTGATGCCAACGCCGCGTAATCGGAACATCGTTCCGGTCCGTTCGACCGGAGCGAGCGAAGCGATTCAAAAGATGGGGCCTGTCATCAGCGCGCTTCAGCAGGCTGGCTTCGTGGTGGATTGCACCATCGAGGGCTTGATGCACGCGGTCGAGACTCCTGAAATCCTGAAGGCCGGCGCGCGCATCCTGGTGATCTCCAACGAGCATCCCGAGGCGCTCGAGCGGATGGTGCCGGATCCCGCGCTGGAGAAGCGCGTTCGCGCGGCCGTGAAGATGCTGCGTGGAACCAAGCGAATGCGGGTCACCTCAAAAGCCGGTACGATTCTCGATGTGGACATGGTAGGCGCTTCCACGGTTGGCGTCTGGGGTTG
Coding sequences within it:
- a CDS encoding ABC transporter ATP-binding protein, whose product is MKVVPSRSGDWVNPVTSQKPASAIIEIDRVSQVFQTSARKDHLALSEISLTIEEGAFVSILGPSGCGKSTLLYIVGGFVSPTSGAAKMKGQAITGPGPDRGPVFQEFALFPWKTVLGNVMYGPRQQGVSATEAEAQSRALIEMVGLKGYESFYPKELSGGMKQRVALARTLAYHPEVLLMDEPFGALDAHTRTRLQNDLLNIWERDRKTVLFVTHSVDEAVFLSDKVVMMSKSPGRIREVIEIDLPRPRRRSELLLDARYQKYVVDIERMFDESDQAGSLL
- a CDS encoding ABC transporter permease — its product is MISPAAFTRRAAPVLACIGLLTAWQIASLGLKNDSFPTALEAIRAIPDILGDKESLINILASLRRMAIGFGIAVLVSIPLGLLMGRSRAVASFFNPLLMVIYPVPKAALMPIIMLWLGVGEATKVLVIFLGVSLPVIYHSFEGAKAVEEKMLWSGAAMGLSPLQRLVRIVLPAALPEILTGCRTGLVLALITMITSEMIARQSGAGNILFNALDMGQYDTVYAMIIIVGAMGICLDAVFERVRAGLVRWSEPQFDMPLSFS
- a CDS encoding ABC transporter permease translates to MMSRSLSANVILGVAPIVLVVALWQALVTFGFAPAVLLPAPGFVFNRLLQQLVTWTFQQEIAATLIRLFAGFAVAVVLGVSIGIAAAASPSINAAVRPIVRVLAPLPKVALYPALLLLLGFGHGSKITLVAADALFPILLSTYYGASTVEQKLVWSAMAAGTPRYGILFKVVLPAAMPSILTGCRIGLVISCIVVFLAEMITSTDGLGHALVTAARTFQAVDMFVPLITISLLGLILNALLGAVRSYLLRGFPEA
- a CDS encoding peptidase M29 — translated: MLADRIEAKWIDAFCEIFERCAVKAGDTAAILSETQSRALNVHLAELALLRMGARPFHVVMPTPRNRNIVPVRSTGASEAIQKMGPVISALQQAGFVVDCTIEGLMHAVETPEILKAGARILVISNEHPEALERMVPDPALEKRVRAAVKMLRGTKRMRVTSKAGTILDVDMVGASTVGVWGWTDKPGTLAHWPGGIVVSFPKSGTINGTLVMAPGDINLTFKRYLTSPVKMTLKDDYVVELEGEGTDAAMMRAYLAAWGDREAYAVSHVGFGMNPAARYEALSMYDQRDTNGTEIRAVSGNFLFSTGANEFAGRYTAGHFDLPMMGTTIELDGVAVVREGVLQDVFG